One stretch of Riemerella columbina DNA includes these proteins:
- a CDS encoding alpha/beta hydrolase, which yields MKTILKFSALFLSIILFAQEKTYTQKMDSLMMYVDKNQMTTPILYDRVFSFSDLNTSVPSSISYDYFLQSWSEMYRASYQPNFVSPDHLQEYAINSLQNNQVQIGVINLKYNYIDFGTDEDPNLVFEEGYFRNVPGKNPFKEAQICLVSPLVSEITSPQVNYILTSNTIAQDPTLPPIESIELNLGDGVIRNLNLNSQLSVAQAQKLVVNYTSGGSKNLSFKLKFADGTSRTFHKSIEVKLEDKRVAASTNSRLYAEAEDFIGNRGITQTTPFRGYNESVAKSGTLEYRTYYNRISNSGYTPGTNGSLGFFSKQPQLRKPVIILDGYDPGDGRKLDELYDQMNYYVNDIKNESNKRNLITKLQNKGFDVTLVNFPNGADFIERNAMAVVELLKRENDKLKQNGSSEKIILIGPSMGGLISRYALAYMEKNNIPHNTRLWVSFDSPHHGANIPLSAQTNLFFFGTIGGSEQAANKFRENFFSPAARQMLIEQLDGYPNPTSLSSNSGRNNNHPFRKQFLQNLTNNGIPGSNGFPTQTRNIAIANGTTTGQKTNSEAQTLLEMAGFGPFKLKAVVLVDNALPASNTSALNFEGKFTKIVKCRVPLTGMTFTCGINIINVRRWTDNPNPRGAMDVVQGGTFNTQGILKDEFDPVLRSSLKRVEWRGYRPNHAFIPTVSSLAFKNPNFDWNADINRNLLCNREIPFDAYFAAETNEEHVSVSNELVNWLMKEIEGNNQAPYLNLSNITLSTTQKILCANETTQVSINTTDSCSLPSRFTWSTSPNLQIIGSNTENTVQIKGKQNGLGYVDVNFTNGQKITQKIWIGKPQIHTKPEEGNTNYVVQNIKSLNKEATLEDQGLTPADVTWKRKDTGAIRTGYTYFANGRGYNWHLDLEVNAKNKCGSTTYATTITPPPPGMCDYTYTVSKIQNDQYTVIRIIDPMCPKQTPGDHNLTQSTLSSTYHITVVNSLGNTIIQKTGKDFSLSNLPTGSYFVKIIKDGQMLVEQTLIKK from the coding sequence ATGAAAACAATTTTAAAATTTTCAGCCCTTTTTCTTAGCATCATACTGTTTGCTCAAGAAAAAACTTATACACAAAAGATGGACAGTCTTATGATGTATGTAGATAAAAACCAAATGACTACACCTATTCTCTATGACCGGGTATTTTCTTTTTCAGACCTAAATACATCGGTGCCAAGTAGTATCTCCTACGATTATTTTCTCCAGTCGTGGAGCGAGATGTACCGCGCCAGTTATCAGCCTAATTTTGTTTCTCCTGATCATCTTCAAGAATATGCTATAAACAGTTTACAAAACAATCAAGTACAGATAGGGGTGATTAATCTAAAATACAACTACATTGATTTTGGTACAGATGAAGATCCAAACTTGGTTTTTGAGGAAGGCTATTTTAGAAATGTACCAGGTAAAAATCCATTTAAAGAAGCTCAGATCTGTTTAGTAAGCCCCTTAGTGTCAGAGATTACAAGCCCTCAGGTAAACTATATACTTACCAGCAATACCATAGCACAAGACCCTACACTACCGCCTATTGAAAGTATAGAACTAAACTTAGGTGACGGGGTAATACGGAATTTAAACCTCAACTCACAACTCTCTGTAGCCCAAGCTCAAAAATTGGTGGTAAATTATACCTCTGGGGGCAGCAAAAATCTCTCTTTCAAATTAAAATTTGCAGACGGAACCAGCAGAACATTTCATAAAAGTATAGAGGTAAAACTTGAAGATAAGCGCGTGGCTGCCAGTACCAATAGCAGACTTTATGCTGAGGCAGAAGATTTTATAGGGAATAGGGGGATCACACAAACCACACCATTTAGAGGCTATAATGAGTCTGTTGCCAAATCTGGAACATTAGAGTACAGAACCTATTACAATAGAATATCTAACTCAGGATATACACCTGGAACTAATGGAAGTTTAGGATTTTTTTCAAAACAACCCCAACTTAGAAAGCCTGTGATTATCTTAGATGGATATGACCCCGGAGATGGTAGAAAATTAGATGAACTCTATGATCAAATGAATTATTATGTTAATGATATAAAGAATGAATCAAATAAAAGAAACCTCATTACCAAACTTCAAAACAAAGGCTTTGATGTTACTCTGGTCAATTTCCCTAATGGCGCAGATTTTATAGAACGAAATGCGATGGCAGTAGTAGAGCTTCTTAAAAGAGAAAATGATAAACTAAAACAAAACGGGAGTTCAGAAAAAATTATACTAATAGGTCCCAGTATGGGAGGGCTTATTTCTAGATATGCCTTAGCCTATATGGAGAAAAATAATATTCCCCACAATACAAGGCTATGGGTAAGTTTTGATAGCCCTCACCATGGGGCTAACATTCCACTTTCAGCACAGACCAATTTATTCTTCTTCGGAACCATAGGAGGCTCAGAACAAGCAGCTAATAAATTTAGAGAAAACTTCTTCTCTCCAGCTGCACGGCAGATGCTTATTGAGCAGCTTGATGGCTATCCTAATCCCACCTCTCTTTCAAGTAATTCAGGAAGAAACAACAATCATCCTTTTCGTAAACAATTTTTACAAAACCTAACCAACAATGGCATACCAGGTTCAAATGGATTTCCCACACAGACAAGGAATATAGCCATTGCCAACGGAACTACCACAGGGCAAAAAACAAATTCAGAAGCGCAAACACTATTAGAAATGGCAGGCTTTGGACCATTTAAATTAAAAGCAGTAGTTTTAGTTGACAACGCTTTGCCAGCCTCTAATACTTCTGCACTTAATTTTGAAGGCAAATTTACAAAAATAGTGAAATGTCGCGTTCCACTTACAGGAATGACTTTTACTTGTGGGATAAACATTATTAATGTAAGACGGTGGACGGACAACCCTAACCCCAGAGGCGCTATGGATGTAGTACAAGGGGGAACATTCAACACCCAAGGAATTTTAAAAGATGAATTTGACCCTGTATTAAGAAGCAGTTTAAAAAGAGTAGAGTGGAGAGGGTACAGACCCAATCATGCATTCATCCCCACAGTAAGTTCTTTAGCCTTTAAAAACCCAAATTTTGATTGGAATGCAGACATCAATAGAAATCTACTCTGCAATAGAGAAATCCCTTTTGATGCCTATTTTGCCGCAGAAACAAACGAGGAGCATGTATCGGTATCAAATGAACTAGTCAACTGGCTTATGAAAGAAATAGAAGGTAATAACCAAGCCCCCTATCTTAATTTGTCCAACATTACATTATCCACTACACAAAAAATACTTTGTGCAAACGAAACTACACAAGTATCCATAAATACAACAGACTCATGTAGCTTACCTAGCAGATTTACATGGAGTACCTCTCCAAATCTACAGATTATTGGTAGCAATACAGAAAATACAGTACAAATTAAAGGAAAACAAAATGGGTTGGGGTATGTTGATGTAAACTTCACTAACGGACAAAAAATAACCCAAAAAATCTGGATCGGCAAACCACAAATACACACAAAACCAGAAGAAGGCAACACCAACTATGTCGTCCAGAATATAAAATCCCTAAACAAAGAAGCTACCTTAGAAGACCAAGGCTTAACACCAGCAGATGTTACTTGGAAAAGAAAAGACACAGGAGCCATAAGAACAGGCTATACTTACTTTGCAAATGGGCGTGGGTACAACTGGCATTTAGATTTAGAAGTAAACGCTAAAAATAAATGTGGCAGCACTACCTATGCTACCACTATAACTCCACCCCCTCCTGGTATGTGTGATTACACCTACACCGTATCAAAAATTCAAAATGACCAGTACACCGTTATCAGAATAATAGATCCAATGTGCCCTAAACAAACCCCAGGAGACCATAACCTAACCCAAAGCACCCTCAGCAGCACCTACCATATCACAGTAGTCAACAGCTTAGGGAACACCATAATTCAAAAAACAGGCAAAGACTTCAGCCTCTCCAACCTCCCCACAGGAAGCTACTTTGTTAAAATAATAAAAGATGGACAAATGCTCGTAGAGCAAACACTCATTAAAAAATAA
- a CDS encoding citrate synthase, with translation MSDNKVFLKYDGKEYEYPIVDSTLGDRGIDISKLRNETGLITLDKGYKNTGATISEITFLDGDKGELFYRGYPIEQIAEKSNFTEVMYLLLHGELPTEEQFKQFENNIKEYNWVAEEMKKLIDAFPRSAHPMGVLSSLTSALTAFNPKSVDVKSKEDLDHAAEMLIAKFAHLAAWTYRKKQGLPINHGDNKLNYVENFYKMCFRMPNQDFEMDPVVVDALDKLLILHADHEQNCSTSTVRMVGSAHTGLFASISAGVSALWGPLHGGANQAVIEMLELIEKDGGDVEKYVKKAKDKEDNFRLMGFGHRVYKNFDPRARIIKKAADDILNKLGIHDKTLDIAMQLEKVALEDDYFVSKKLYPNVDFYSGIIYRALGIPTEMFTVMFALGRLPGWISQWKEMRLMGDPIGRPRQVYQGATKRDYVPMNER, from the coding sequence ATGTCAGATAATAAAGTATTTTTGAAATACGATGGAAAAGAGTATGAATATCCTATCGTAGACAGCACCTTAGGAGATAGAGGTATAGATATTTCCAAATTAAGAAACGAAACAGGCTTAATCACCTTAGACAAAGGCTATAAAAACACAGGAGCCACCATCAGTGAGATCACTTTCCTTGATGGAGACAAAGGCGAATTGTTTTATAGAGGTTATCCCATAGAGCAGATCGCAGAAAAATCCAACTTTACAGAAGTGATGTATCTATTGCTTCACGGAGAGTTGCCAACAGAAGAGCAGTTCAAACAATTTGAAAACAACATTAAAGAATACAATTGGGTAGCAGAGGAAATGAAGAAACTCATTGATGCCTTCCCTCGTTCTGCGCACCCTATGGGCGTTCTCTCTTCGCTGACTTCTGCCTTGACAGCCTTCAACCCTAAATCGGTAGATGTTAAATCCAAAGAAGATTTAGACCACGCCGCAGAAATGCTCATCGCTAAATTTGCACACTTAGCCGCTTGGACTTACAGAAAAAAACAAGGGCTACCCATCAACCACGGCGATAACAAGCTCAACTATGTAGAGAACTTCTACAAAATGTGCTTCCGTATGCCAAACCAAGATTTTGAAATGGATCCAGTAGTGGTAGATGCTTTGGACAAACTCTTAATCCTCCACGCAGACCACGAGCAAAACTGTTCTACCTCCACCGTAAGAATGGTAGGCTCTGCACACACAGGACTTTTCGCATCTATTTCTGCGGGGGTTTCAGCACTTTGGGGACCACTCCACGGGGGCGCTAACCAAGCCGTGATTGAAATGTTAGAACTCATCGAAAAAGATGGCGGCGATGTAGAAAAATATGTGAAAAAAGCCAAAGATAAAGAAGACAACTTCCGCTTAATGGGCTTCGGACACAGAGTTTATAAAAACTTTGACCCAAGAGCCAGAATCATCAAAAAAGCAGCAGATGATATTCTAAACAAACTCGGCATCCACGATAAAACATTAGACATCGCGATGCAGTTAGAAAAAGTAGCCTTAGAAGACGATTACTTCGTAAGCAAAAAATTATATCCAAATGTAGACTTCTATTCTGGCATCATCTACAGAGCATTAGGCATCCCTACCGAAATGTTTACCGTGATGTTCGCCTTAGGAAGACTCCCAGGATGGATTTCTCAATGGAAAGAAATGCGCTTAATGGGGGACCCTATCGGAAGACCTCGTCAAGTATACCAAGGCGCTACCAAGAGAGATTATGTACCAATGAACGAAAGATAA
- a CDS encoding dimethylarginine dimethylaminohydrolase family protein — MKLNIQNETGRLRSVVLGQPQSNGAAPTLEESYDAKSYHSIQNDIYPVEADIISEMNAFEAVLKKYDVKVFRPEVIQDYNQVFARDVAFVVEDKMVLSNLIPDRADEQEAYSKIFEQLEWRKIINLPETAHIEGGDVIVWNDFLFIGTCFSEDYRNFKTARTNEYAIDILKEYFPKKRILEFDLKKNDKVPYEGILHLDCTFNPVGKDKCIIYKDGFVEEKDYELIRDIFGKDNCFEVTAEEMFAMNPNIFSISPEVVVSDQAFTRMNKHLREEWGLTVEEIPYREISKMGGLLRCSTMPLVRD, encoded by the coding sequence ATGAAACTGAACATACAAAACGAAACAGGCAGGCTAAGGTCGGTAGTTTTGGGGCAGCCGCAGTCTAACGGCGCTGCACCCACATTGGAAGAAAGCTATGATGCCAAATCCTACCACTCCATTCAGAATGATATTTATCCTGTGGAAGCCGACATTATTTCGGAGATGAACGCCTTTGAAGCGGTACTCAAAAAATACGATGTCAAGGTTTTTCGCCCAGAGGTCATCCAAGATTATAACCAAGTATTTGCGAGGGATGTTGCCTTTGTGGTGGAGGATAAAATGGTGCTTTCTAACCTTATCCCAGACCGCGCCGATGAGCAAGAGGCATACAGCAAAATCTTTGAACAATTGGAATGGCGGAAGATCATCAACCTCCCAGAAACCGCTCATATAGAGGGCGGAGATGTTATTGTCTGGAATGATTTCCTATTCATAGGCACTTGTTTTAGTGAGGATTACAGAAACTTTAAAACCGCACGAACCAACGAGTACGCCATAGACATCCTCAAAGAATATTTCCCGAAGAAAAGAATTTTAGAGTTTGATTTAAAGAAAAACGACAAAGTTCCTTACGAGGGTATTTTGCACTTAGATTGCACCTTTAACCCTGTGGGCAAGGACAAGTGTATTATTTACAAAGATGGCTTTGTGGAAGAGAAAGATTACGAACTCATTCGGGATATTTTTGGCAAAGACAACTGTTTTGAGGTCACTGCGGAAGAGATGTTTGCAATGAACCCGAACATTTTCTCTATTTCGCCAGAAGTGGTGGTTTCGGACCAAGCTTTCACGCGGATGAACAAGCACCTAAGAGAAGAGTGGGGGCTTACCGTGGAGGAAATTCCTTACCGAGAAATTTCTAAAATGGGTGGCTTACTCAGATGCTCCACAATGCCACTGGTGAGAGATTAG
- a CDS encoding outer membrane beta-barrel family protein has protein sequence MKKLSILLGTLAFGFTFAQEQKTDTTKTKKIEEVVITQKYIQQKADRLVYQVSASPVAKGNTAIDVLKKTPTISTTDGKEFKILGSTPAVIYINGRKANMSQEALSQLLKNTPSESILKIEVIATPGSEYAVEGNVGIINIELKRSKTDLFNGTLKMENTQDYYNNTATSLSLNYRKNKLGLSASAGYQKNTNHLKALLDNGNATYKTSSESLFDNPSEKSNFNLIADYELTDKSHLNFNFYTSQSWEKESKDHTINYDYVHGALQSIRLTKGLGNDKERNYSTSLYYDLKTDQQGSLLKLNVAYLNYHQHLEKNSDFYTIDQNTQEELLSHSLRQTTPQAIHNISSKADYIWKMKDESQLAFGGYFSNTKTDNDALYEEAAAQQAFIKNDGLSNHFIYTENIGALYANYSRNFGNQLSTKIGLRYETTATKGDIEGKDDPYYHFTQRYNNWLPFVNVAYQINDNHSLSYSFSSRVRRPSFWEINPVRTYTSETNFIQNNPFMKATTSYNQRLMYMFRNAYFFNLGHSIRNNSNTQIPLQRQVNNKTEIRYIRTNYGDENVLTASIGMQKAFFNNRWMNSLTLTGIHKKFSGQVDTDPISQEKFEPYVVSRTSNFWVLSIDNQVALNSSKNLWLDVDYFWVSPQDIELGRLKAIQNLSLALRKNWNNWTFKVAANDIFSTNSNINITNEQANGYYNNVQQYTYEREFSVSITYNFGNKKLKKVKEVESANSDIQSRTGKEK, from the coding sequence ATGAAAAAACTAAGCATTCTCCTCGGAACTTTAGCCTTCGGCTTCACTTTTGCCCAAGAGCAAAAAACAGACACCACGAAAACTAAAAAAATAGAAGAGGTGGTGATTACCCAAAAGTACATTCAACAGAAAGCCGACCGTTTGGTTTATCAAGTATCGGCATCGCCAGTGGCTAAGGGCAACACCGCGATTGATGTTCTCAAAAAAACGCCAACCATTTCTACAACCGATGGTAAGGAATTCAAAATTTTAGGCTCTACCCCCGCCGTTATTTACATCAACGGAAGAAAAGCCAATATGAGCCAAGAGGCACTGTCTCAATTGTTAAAAAATACGCCTTCGGAAAGCATTTTAAAAATAGAAGTGATTGCAACACCTGGTAGTGAATACGCTGTGGAAGGGAATGTAGGCATCATCAACATTGAGCTAAAACGCAGCAAAACAGACCTCTTCAACGGTACGCTAAAAATGGAGAATACGCAAGATTATTATAATAATACGGCTACCAGCCTTAGCCTTAACTACCGTAAAAATAAGCTTGGGCTTAGTGCCAGTGCGGGTTATCAGAAAAACACCAATCATCTGAAAGCATTATTAGATAATGGCAACGCAACCTACAAAACTTCTTCTGAATCTCTGTTTGATAATCCAAGTGAGAAGTCTAACTTTAACCTCATTGCCGACTATGAACTGACTGATAAAAGCCATCTTAATTTTAATTTTTATACCTCGCAGTCGTGGGAGAAAGAGAGTAAAGACCACACCATCAATTATGACTATGTTCACGGCGCCCTGCAGTCCATCAGGCTGACCAAAGGTTTAGGGAACGATAAAGAGCGAAACTATTCTACCTCGCTTTACTATGATTTAAAAACCGATCAACAGGGGAGTTTGCTCAAGCTCAATGTGGCGTACCTCAACTATCATCAACATTTGGAGAAGAATAGTGATTTCTACACCATTGACCAAAATACGCAGGAGGAGCTTCTGAGCCACAGCCTAAGGCAGACCACACCGCAAGCCATCCACAACATATCCAGCAAAGCGGACTATATTTGGAAAATGAAAGATGAAAGCCAGTTGGCATTCGGGGGTTATTTCTCTAACACGAAAACGGATAATGACGCCCTCTACGAAGAGGCTGCCGCACAGCAAGCTTTCATCAAAAATGATGGGTTGAGCAACCATTTTATCTATACCGAAAATATTGGAGCGCTCTATGCCAATTATAGCCGAAATTTTGGCAACCAGCTTTCTACCAAAATAGGGCTTCGCTACGAAACCACCGCCACCAAAGGCGATATAGAGGGCAAAGATGATCCTTATTATCACTTTACCCAAAGGTACAACAACTGGTTACCGTTTGTGAATGTAGCGTATCAAATCAATGACAACCATTCTTTGAGTTACTCTTTTTCCAGCCGTGTGCGCCGCCCTTCGTTTTGGGAAATTAACCCTGTAAGAACCTACACCAGCGAGACCAACTTTATACAGAACAACCCTTTTATGAAAGCCACTACCAGCTATAATCAACGGTTGATGTATATGTTCAGAAATGCTTATTTCTTTAATTTAGGTCATAGCATCAGAAATAATTCTAACACGCAGATCCCACTGCAAAGACAGGTGAATAACAAAACGGAAATCCGCTACATCAGAACCAATTATGGTGATGAGAATGTTCTTACGGCGAGTATAGGAATGCAAAAAGCCTTCTTCAACAATAGATGGATGAACAGCCTAACCCTTACGGGGATTCATAAAAAATTCTCTGGGCAAGTGGATACCGACCCTATTTCTCAAGAAAAGTTTGAACCTTATGTGGTGAGTAGAACTTCCAACTTTTGGGTGCTGAGTATTGATAACCAAGTGGCGCTGAATTCAAGTAAAAACCTGTGGTTAGATGTTGATTACTTCTGGGTTTCTCCTCAAGATATAGAATTAGGTCGGTTAAAAGCCATACAAAATTTAAGTTTGGCATTGAGAAAAAATTGGAACAACTGGACTTTTAAAGTCGCTGCTAATGATATTTTCAGCACCAACTCTAACATCAATATTACGAATGAGCAAGCCAATGGTTATTATAACAATGTTCAACAATATACTTATGAACGCGAATTCTCGGTGTCTATTACTTACAACTTCGGAAATAAAAAGCTGAAAAAAGTAAAAGAGGTGGAGAGTGCCAATAGCGACATCCAAAGCCGCACAGGAAAAGAAAAATAA
- a CDS encoding efflux RND transporter periplasmic adaptor subunit, which translates to MNKKTLLSIIAVVAVAVGFYFILQRNKANNQEKVDIVAQSNSGNGAVTVRAVPVKKEYIGGDFSVNGTFLPNKKADIAAEMGGQLVALYVKEGSYVRAGQVIAKLKGDKLNVNASNAQANLDQALSALSRYEAAYKTGGVTALQLDQARLQVKNARAQVQSANLQSGDTNVVSKISGIVNKKMVELGSVIGAGTPIVEVVDISALKLKVEVDEALVTQLAVGNTVQIKPSVSDATIDGKITFIAPASNGALKFPVEITINNAGSHLKAGMYATAIFKTSGAGDVLTLPREAFVGGVSDNLVFVVKDNVAHLTKIQSGANYGDKVVVTGGLNAGDMVVTSGQINLSDKTKVKVLK; encoded by the coding sequence ATGAATAAGAAAACTTTATTAAGCATAATCGCGGTAGTGGCTGTAGCCGTAGGTTTCTACTTTATTTTACAAAGAAACAAAGCCAATAACCAAGAGAAGGTGGACATTGTAGCCCAATCCAATAGCGGCAATGGCGCCGTAACCGTGAGAGCTGTACCCGTGAAGAAAGAGTACATCGGCGGAGATTTTAGTGTGAACGGGACTTTCCTTCCGAATAAAAAAGCCGACATCGCTGCGGAAATGGGCGGTCAGCTGGTGGCGCTCTATGTGAAAGAAGGCAGCTATGTGCGTGCAGGACAAGTGATTGCCAAACTAAAAGGCGACAAACTCAATGTGAATGCCAGCAATGCGCAAGCCAACTTAGACCAAGCCCTCTCTGCTCTTAGCCGCTACGAAGCCGCTTATAAAACAGGTGGGGTTACTGCTTTGCAATTAGACCAAGCACGCCTACAAGTGAAAAACGCCCGTGCCCAAGTGCAATCGGCAAATTTACAATCTGGCGATACCAATGTGGTGTCTAAAATCAGTGGGATTGTCAACAAAAAAATGGTGGAACTCGGGAGCGTGATTGGCGCTGGAACTCCGATTGTGGAAGTGGTGGACATCTCTGCCCTTAAACTCAAAGTAGAGGTAGATGAAGCCTTAGTAACACAACTTGCCGTGGGCAACACCGTGCAGATTAAACCAAGCGTGTCTGATGCTACTATTGATGGGAAAATCACTTTCATCGCTCCTGCCTCTAATGGTGCGTTGAAATTCCCAGTAGAAATTACCATTAACAATGCTGGCAGCCACCTCAAAGCTGGAATGTACGCCACAGCCATCTTCAAAACCAGTGGTGCTGGCGATGTGCTAACTTTACCGAGAGAAGCCTTTGTAGGTGGGGTTAGCGATAATTTAGTCTTTGTAGTGAAAGACAATGTAGCCCACCTGACCAAAATCCAAAGTGGTGCCAACTATGGCGACAAAGTGGTAGTAACTGGCGGCCTCAACGCTGGCGATATGGTGGTAACCAGTGGACAAATCAACCTTTCTGATAAAACCAAAGTAAAAGTGTTGAAATAA
- a CDS encoding TolC family protein, with protein MNKHFKILGLFALLFQTGLYAQNAKTLTLPEAIDYAIEHKADAEKARLNIRKGDAEIAEVKANALPKITVNSTTNYNPLLQQNVLPGEMFGLPGQNVKVSFGQKWQSTNMVQLQQILFNQSVFTGLKAAKSTKEFYLINAQLTEEQIIEKVADAYYQVYQAQQMLKNLKDNLDIAEQTIKIIKGLYDAGLAKKIDYDRTLVSVNNLKANQQQLINAVQLSENALKFMIGMPMEQEISLPEGTFEPSILVADNAPDFSERTELKLLNKQVELLNWKKKASEAEYYPTATLLANYSWLGQGAKFPFWHGEKDKVYWSDMATVGLNISIPIFNGFSTKSKVEQDKIEIEKAQANLKETELGLSLAYHNAATQLQNGLITIKNQENNVQLAEEVMDNTRSNYQYGLATLNDILDAERDLADAKNNLTKSKLDYKLAEIELLKSQGKLRTLNQK; from the coding sequence ATGAATAAACATTTTAAAATTTTAGGGCTTTTCGCCTTATTGTTCCAAACGGGGCTCTATGCGCAGAACGCCAAGACGCTCACGCTCCCCGAGGCGATAGACTACGCCATAGAGCACAAAGCCGATGCCGAGAAAGCAAGGCTCAACATCCGAAAAGGCGATGCCGAAATTGCGGAAGTGAAAGCCAACGCCTTACCCAAAATCACGGTGAATAGCACCACCAACTACAATCCGCTACTCCAGCAAAATGTTTTGCCAGGCGAAATGTTTGGGCTCCCTGGGCAGAATGTTAAAGTCTCTTTTGGGCAAAAGTGGCAGAGCACCAATATGGTGCAGTTGCAGCAAATCCTCTTCAATCAGTCGGTGTTCACAGGGCTGAAGGCGGCAAAATCTACCAAAGAGTTTTACCTCATCAATGCCCAACTGACCGAGGAACAAATCATCGAAAAGGTGGCAGATGCGTATTACCAAGTTTATCAAGCGCAACAGATGCTCAAAAACCTTAAAGATAATTTGGACATTGCAGAGCAAACCATCAAAATCATCAAAGGGCTGTATGATGCAGGCTTAGCCAAAAAGATAGATTACGACAGAACTTTGGTATCCGTGAATAACTTGAAAGCCAACCAACAACAGCTCATCAACGCTGTACAGTTGAGTGAAAACGCCCTAAAATTTATGATTGGAATGCCTATGGAGCAAGAGATTAGCCTACCAGAAGGCACCTTTGAACCTTCTATTTTGGTGGCGGATAATGCGCCTGATTTCTCCGAAAGAACCGAGCTCAAACTCCTCAACAAACAGGTGGAGCTCCTCAATTGGAAGAAAAAAGCCTCCGAGGCAGAGTATTACCCAACGGCAACGCTTTTAGCCAACTATAGTTGGTTAGGGCAAGGGGCAAAATTCCCATTCTGGCACGGAGAAAAGGACAAAGTTTATTGGTCGGATATGGCGACCGTGGGGCTGAACATCAGCATTCCGATTTTCAACGGCTTCTCTACCAAATCCAAAGTGGAACAAGATAAAATAGAAATAGAAAAAGCCCAAGCCAACCTTAAAGAAACCGAATTGGGGCTCAGCTTAGCCTATCACAACGCCGCTACACAACTGCAAAACGGCTTGATTACCATTAAAAATCAAGAAAATAATGTGCAATTGGCAGAAGAAGTGATGGACAACACCCGCTCTAATTACCAATACGGACTGGCAACGCTGAACGATATTTTGGATGCAGAACGCGATTTAGCCGACGCCAAAAACAACCTTACAAAATCTAAATTAGACTATAAACTTGCCGAGATAGAACTCCTTAAATCTCAAGGCAAACTCAGAACTTTAAACCAGAAATAA
- a CDS encoding TetR/AcrR family transcriptional regulator: MNDNTAFLEKVSELFWENGAKTLTMDEVAKAFSISKKTLYQHYKNKEALLVEVLMFRLKKLVVMLKAEEQKHLNPIQRMFLRKSEMETISKNNKTLFIRQLIKYYPNIYNHHLAEVNRAVSEILLSNIEKGRAEGLYRPDFEARIYIKYLLELMFAYDRSALFEDEQDIGREAYCQGVVDFYLNAIVTPAGKAIINELKLKNNNI; this comes from the coding sequence ATGAATGACAATACCGCATTTTTAGAAAAAGTATCTGAGCTCTTTTGGGAAAATGGTGCCAAAACCCTCACAATGGACGAGGTCGCCAAGGCATTTTCTATCTCTAAAAAAACACTCTACCAACATTATAAAAACAAGGAAGCCCTATTGGTGGAAGTCCTTATGTTTCGCTTGAAAAAACTTGTGGTGATGCTGAAAGCTGAGGAACAAAAACACCTCAACCCTATCCAACGGATGTTCCTACGGAAATCGGAAATGGAAACCATCTCCAAAAATAACAAAACACTATTCATCAGACAACTCATCAAGTATTACCCCAACATCTACAACCACCATTTGGCGGAAGTGAACCGTGCGGTGTCCGAGATTTTGCTTTCCAACATTGAAAAAGGGCGCGCCGAGGGGCTGTATAGACCAGATTTTGAGGCGAGAATCTACATCAAATATTTATTAGAACTGATGTTCGCCTATGACCGTTCTGCCTTGTTTGAAGACGAGCAAGACATCGGTAGAGAAGCCTATTGCCAAGGTGTGGTAGATTTTTACCTCAACGCCATTGTAACGCCCGCTGGCAAAGCCATCATCAACGAATTGAAACTTAAAAATAACAACATATAA